AAATATACGTTCTGTATAACGATCGGACTTCAGCAGATTTGTGAGTTGCAGGGTATTCATAATTAGATATAATCAAATAATACTTCTCTTCTGTTGTTGATTTCAAGTATAGTTGAGCTGAGAGCATATACGATCATATTTACAGTATGTGGTGTAGCTACCGCAAATCGCACTTCAGCGCGTAGGTTACCGGTTTTCACAAGCGAGAAATGACCACCGGGCTCTTGATCGGGGGATAAATCAAACGCAAATAATGTGAATCCATCCATAAATTCTTCACGGTCTATTGCCAAAGCAGAATCGGACCTTTGTTTCCCAGAAATCTGGGCTAACGACATAAACTCTCGAACGGCTAAATCAACATTGAAATTAGGTTGGTATGGCCGTGCTGGTATTTGTTGGCCATCGACATAAATTGCTGTCTGGCTTATGTTGAAATGAGCAAAGCACAAAGGATTTTTATTATATGAGCCACTAAATGCTTCATTATCTACAAATCCTAATATTACTGTTGAAGGAATTTGGCCTAAGAAGAGGTTCTCGTGGTTTGAAATACGTGTACCAGCCGGTATACTGTATACTTTCATGCAGGCCCTATCAATAGGATATTTTGCGGTTGCAGCTAGTAGGGCCTGACTGTGGCCTATTCGTACAGCTGGAGAGACCTGCACTCGTTTTACATACAGAGCAGCGTGTGAGATTTGCACTTTATATTGCTCAGCATCAGCGGACATCAAACAAAAACTATCCTTATTTCTTGACAACTTGATCTTGAGGTCAAGACCGTTCAGTATGAGCTTTGGTTGATTAAATATATCTCCAAAAATTGGCCCCATGAGATCTACAGGTTTAGAGTTGGCTGATATAAAGGCTCTTTTGACAAAACCAGCATTTGCGCCATCCAAGGTCCGATCATTAtgatgtcctgcagtgtctttatagAACAATCCAGCAGTAAATTGCGATGATAATGTTTGTGAGCTGTAATTTAAAAGCGTTTCAATGTACGCTCTATAACTGTAGAGGTTATCCGACTGTGAGATAAGGCGATCGCCCAGAGTGATGTCAACCTGATTAAAGAGCGTAGCGAGGGGGTAATTTATAAAAGATACTCTGGCGTCAGCGCCGATAGCTGTATTATCTTGTTTGACGATGCGGCAATTTATGTACAGCAGCGTATTGTTTAGATCATAATAATATTCACCGCTGCCCGATATAAAAAATTCC
This portion of the Anomaloglossus baeobatrachus isolate aAnoBae1 unplaced genomic scaffold, aAnoBae1.hap1 Scaffold_4271, whole genome shotgun sequence genome encodes:
- the LOC142279199 gene encoding uncharacterized protein F54H12.2-like, with amino-acid sequence MAFIHEASIECAKSELDIFDLPPTQTSIEKSLFVEVQPIAALSDNAPLEFFISGSGEYYYDLNNTLLYINCRIVKQDNTAIGADARVSFINYPLATLFNQVDITLGDRLISQSDNLYSYRAYIETLLNYSSQTLSSQFTAGLFYKDTAGHHNDRTLDGANAGFVKRAFISANSKPVDLMGPIFGDIFNQPKLILNGLDLKIKLSRNKDSFCLMSADAEQYKVQISHAALYVKRVQVSPAVRIGHSQALLAATAKYPIDRACMKVYSIPAGTRISNHENLFLGQIPSTVILGFVDNEAFSGSYNKNPLCFAHFNISQTAIYVDGQQIPARPYQPNFNVDLAVREFMSLAQISGKQRSDSALAIDREEFMDGFTLFAFDLSPDQEPGGHFSLVKTGNLRAEVRFAVATPHTVNMIVYALSSTILEINNRREVLFDYI